A window of Kribbella voronezhensis genomic DNA:
GGGCGGTGGTCTGCCGCGCCGAATCGTCTTGCCCGTAATGCAGGGTGGCCAGTTTGAGGAACTCGTCGGCGCGTTGCTCGGGAGTGTCCAGTGGGCCGCCGATCGTTTGCCGGTGTGGCGAGCGGCTGTAGCGGTCGACCAGTTCGAGGTGATGCACAAGCCGGGCCCAGCTGGCGAAACCGTAGCTGCGGGCGAGCACCAACTGCGCTCCGGCGAGATTGCCGACGTCGGCCGGGGAGAACTCGGCGACCAGGGCGAGGGCCTCGGGATCGGCTGCCTGGACCTGCTTGAGCAGGGTCTTGGCCTGCTTCTTGAGGTGCTCGAGGCTCGGGTCGTTGGGGAGATTTCGGGTCGGCATGGCGACCTCCTCTCTACGTGCCTGCTGTCCGCGTCGTCAGGCGAGAAAGGAGGTGGGTGATACCGCACAACCTTGATTTCAGGTGGGCTGAGCCCTTCCCGCGGACCGGTGGCACCCTGCGTGCCTGCGTCCGACTGTACTCCGGCCCGTCGACAGTTGTCAGTCCCCTGAACCCTTCGCGAGGCAGGATGCCCGGTATGACGCGCTGGGTGTTCGAGGGGATCGGCCTACCGGCGGGGGATGCGGTCCACCTCGAAGCCGGAGTCGGCGATGCCGAGGTGCTGCCGGGCCGATTCGCCCTTCCAGGGCTGGTGGATTCGCATTGCCACCTGACCGTCGGGATGGGCGAGCGCGGTCTGGTGCCGCTCGGCGAAGGCGCCGCCCGGACGATGCTCGACGAACTCGGGCAGGCCGGCGTCCGCGCAGTACGGGATGTCGGTGGGGATCGCTCGATCACGTTGAAGCTTGCGGCGAATCCGGAGGACGGGAAGCCGTTGATCCTTGCCGCCGGCCGGTTCTTCGCGCCTGAGGGATCGTATTTTCCAGGTCTCTACGAGCCGGTGTCCGCTGAGCAACTGCTGGCCGCGGTCGCGGCGCACGTCCAGACGGACCTGGTCAGCGAGCTGATCCGGGTCGGCATCGACTCGGTCGAGCACGGCGAGGTGATCACCGCCGACGACCTCGCAGTACTGGGTGCTTGTGGTGGCGCCTGGACGCCGACGCTGTCCGCCTACGGCCCGCCTGATCCGAACGACACCCCGGAGCGACTCGAGCGGCGTCGACGGCGCGAGGAGCACATGGCGACAATGCTCCCGCTGGCGCGACAGTACGGCGTACGGGTGCTCACCGGGTCTGACGTGTTCGGCACTGTCGCCAGTGAGATCGACCAGCTCGTCAAGTACGGGCTGACGGTCACCGAGGCGCTCGAGGCGGCCACTACGTCCGCCAGTGAGTTCCTCGGGCTGACAGGCACCGAGGATGTCGTCACGTACGACGCGGATCCTCGCGAGCATCCCGAGATCCTCGGTGCCCCGGCTGCCGTCGTACTGCGGGGCTCGCGCATCCGCTGACCTCGGCGCGCACTGAGACGCGGGTCACCAGGGCCGTCTCTTGAACATGTTCAAAAACCGGTCTTACGATCGTCGTGACCAAGAATTGAACATGTTCAAGAGTGAGGGTGTGGGTGCGATGACAGTGCTGGCCTATCTGGTCTACCTGGCGATCTCGGTACCGCTGACGATCTGGGTGGCGCGGACGCTCAGCCACAACGGCCGGGTGTTCCTGGTCGACGTGTTCGACGGCAACGACGAGTTCGCGGACGCGGTGAACCGGCTGCTGGTGGTCGGGTTCTACCTGGTCAACCTCGGATTCGTCACGCTGTTCCTGCGCAGTCGCGACACCGTGGCCGACGCCCGCGGCGCGATCGAGCAGCTGAGTATGAAACTCGGCACGGTCCTGGTGGTGCTCGGCGTCCTGCACCTGCTGAACGTGTGGATCTTCAACGCGATCCGCCGCCGCAGCCAGCAGGTGGAGATGGCCACACCGCCGGTCCCGCCGAACAACGTCATCCCGCAGGACGGCCCGTTCCAGCCGGTGCCGGGCATGCCGTTCACCGGCACCCAGCCTCCGATGCCGAGCGGCTACTGAGCCATGCAGGAGCTGGTGGTGCTGTACGACGCACAGTGCGGGCTGTGCCGGCGGTTCAAGGAGTGGCTGGCTGCGCAACGTCCAGCCAGGAACGGCCGGGGTGGTGTGGTGCAGCTCGGGTTTGTCGCGGCGGGGTCGGCAGACGCGAGAAGGCTGTACCCGGCCCTGGATCATGCGGCCACACTGCGCGAGGTGACAGTGGTCGCCGACGACGGTTCGGTGTACGTCGGCGACCGGGCGTGGATCGTCTGCCTCTGGGCGACCGCGGAGCACCGGCATACCGCAGTACGGCTGTCGCGACCGGCGCTGCGGCCAGTGGCCAAGGCGATGGTGCAAGCCGCTGCTGGGCTGCGGAGCTGGACCAGTGTGCGCAGTGCTCGGCAGGGAGGTGACTACGCTGACGGATGTGACGGACAGTGCGACCGCCAAGGGTGAGCAGACCCGTGAGCTGATCCTGTCGACCGCGCTGCGGCTGTTCCGCGAGCAGGGGTACGGCAAGACCACCATGCGAGTGATCGCCGCCGAAGCGGGCGTCTCGGTCGGCAACGCGTACTACTACTACAGCTCCAAAGAACACCTCATGCAGGCGTATTACGACCACCTGCAGACCCAGCACCGCGAAGCCACCACGGACATCCTCGCGGTGGAGAAGACCTTCACCAAGCGGCTGGGTGGAGTACTGCACAGCTGGCTGGAGGTGTCCGAGCCGTACCACGAGTTCGCCGGCACCTTCTTCAAGAACGCGGCCGAACCGAAGAGCCCGTTGTCACCGTTCAGCGAGGAGTCCCGCCCCGCCCGGGAGGCCAGTGTCGAGGTCTTCCGGCGGGTGGTCGAGGGATCGGACCTGAAGCTCGCCCCGGACCTGAAGGCGGAGCTGCCCGAGCTGTTGTGGCTCATGCAGATGGGCATCGTCTTGTTCTGGGTCCACGACGACAGCGACGACCTTCGCCGAACGAAGGCGCTGATCGACCGCTCTGTGCCGCTCGTCGACAAGCTGCTCCGGCTGACGCGCATCCCCGGCGTCCGCGGCGTCACCAACGACATCGTCGGCCTGATCCGCTCGATCAAGCCCTGAGCGCTCTTGGCCTGCTCGGCTATTCGCCGGTCAGGCCGTCGGTGCGTTCGCGCAGCAGGTCGGCGTGACCGTTGTGGCGCGCGTACTCCTCGATCAGGTGGATGTAGAGATAGCGCACGGAGTGTTGCTCGTCGCCCCTCGGCCGCCGGAAGGTGTCGTCGAGGGAGTAGCCGGCGGCCAGTTCGTCGGAGAGCCGGATCATCTCGCGCAGATCGGCCAGGTCCTCCTCGGCGCGCGCCGGATCGACCAGGTCGAAGTCGCCGTCGGGGTGCTCCTCCGTCCACAGCGCCAACTCGACCGGGCGCCCGGCCAGGCAGAGCTGGAACCAGTACCGCTCGACCTCCGCCAAGTGCCGGACCAGCCCGAGCAGGGTCATCGTGGACGGCTCGATCTTCGCCTGCACGAGTTGCTCGCCGGTGAGCCCGGCCGTCTTCCACAAGAAGGTGCCGCGCTGGAAGTCGAGGAACCCCTGCAGGAGCTCGCGTTCACCCGCGGCGGTGGGCGGATCCACCCGGAAATCGGCTTCGGTAGGCATC
This region includes:
- a CDS encoding TetR family transcriptional regulator, which gives rise to MTDSATAKGEQTRELILSTALRLFREQGYGKTTMRVIAAEAGVSVGNAYYYYSSKEHLMQAYYDHLQTQHREATTDILAVEKTFTKRLGGVLHSWLEVSEPYHEFAGTFFKNAAEPKSPLSPFSEESRPAREASVEVFRRVVEGSDLKLAPDLKAELPELLWLMQMGIVLFWVHDDSDDLRRTKALIDRSVPLVDKLLRLTRIPGVRGVTNDIVGLIRSIKP
- a CDS encoding amidohydrolase family protein; protein product: MTRWVFEGIGLPAGDAVHLEAGVGDAEVLPGRFALPGLVDSHCHLTVGMGERGLVPLGEGAARTMLDELGQAGVRAVRDVGGDRSITLKLAANPEDGKPLILAAGRFFAPEGSYFPGLYEPVSAEQLLAAVAAHVQTDLVSELIRVGIDSVEHGEVITADDLAVLGACGGAWTPTLSAYGPPDPNDTPERLERRRRREEHMATMLPLARQYGVRVLTGSDVFGTVASEIDQLVKYGLTVTEALEAATTSASEFLGLTGTEDVVTYDADPREHPEILGAPAAVVLRGSRIR
- a CDS encoding thiol-disulfide oxidoreductase DCC family protein — its product is MQELVVLYDAQCGLCRRFKEWLAAQRPARNGRGGVVQLGFVAAGSADARRLYPALDHAATLREVTVVADDGSVYVGDRAWIVCLWATAEHRHTAVRLSRPALRPVAKAMVQAAAGLRSWTSVRSARQGGDYADGCDGQCDRQG
- a CDS encoding DinB family protein, with amino-acid sequence MPTEADFRVDPPTAAGERELLQGFLDFQRGTFLWKTAGLTGEQLVQAKIEPSTMTLLGLVRHLAEVERYWFQLCLAGRPVELALWTEEHPDGDFDLVDPARAEEDLADLREMIRLSDELAAGYSLDDTFRRPRGDEQHSVRYLYIHLIEEYARHNGHADLLRERTDGLTGE